The Acidobacteriota bacterium DNA window CGGCTCGACACTACGGTGCTCATCACCGGCGAGAGCGGCACGGGCAAGGAGATGCTCGCGCGGCGGATCCACGCCGACTCGGACAGGCGCAAGGGTCCCTTCATCGCCGTCAACCTGGCCGCCATCCCGTCGGAGCTCGTCGAGAGCACGCTGTTCGGCCACGAGCGCGGCGCGTTCACGGGTGCCACGCGACAACAACTGGGCAAGTTCGAGCTGGCCAACGGCGGCACGCTGTTCCTCGACGAGATCGGCGACCTGCGCCTCGATCTGCAGGCCAAACTGCTGCGCGCCGTCCAGGAGAACGAGATCGAACGCGTGGGCGGGCGGCATCCGATCCGGGTCGACTTCCGCCTGGTCGTGGCCACCAACGCGGACCTCTCGGAAGCCGTCAGGACCGGACGGTTCCGCGAGGATCTCTTCTACAGAATCAACGTGATCCCCGTACGCCTGCCGCCCTTGCGCGACAGGATGGAGGATCTGGGGCAACTGCTCGACGTCTTCATCAGACGGTACGCGCTGCGGTTCCGCAAGGTGGTGCGAGGCATCGAACCTGCCGCGTTCGCCGTGCTGCGACGCTACACGTGGCCCGGCAACATCCGCGAGCTGCAGAACCTGGCCGAACGCATGGTGGCCGTCTGCGACAAGGCGGAGATCTCGGAAGCCGACCTGCCGCTCGAAGTGCAGCTCGCCGCGTTCGAACCTCCG harbors:
- a CDS encoding sigma-54-dependent Fis family transcriptional regulator — protein: MAPPQKTVLIVDDDEGMRDTLTAILKREYRVMAVSSAEDGLSRLRQNRVDLMLLDVRLPGIGGLELLRQVREQRDEVEVIMISAITDVETAVQAMKLGAYHYITKEFDYDALRALVRNASERQDLRNRVESLTAQVQAQDEEFVMGTSVAMRSVVGLVQKVARLDTTVLITGESGTGKEMLARRIHADSDRRKGPFIAVNLAAIPSELVESTLFGHERGAFTGATRQQLGKFELANGGTLFLDEIGDLRLDLQAKLLRAVQENEIERVGGRHPIRVDFRLVVATNADLSEAVRTGRFREDLFYRINVIPVRLPPLRDRMEDLGQLLDVFIRRYALRFRKVVRGIEPAAFAVLRRYTWPGNIRELQNLAERMVAVCDKAEISEADLPLEVQLAAFEPPQADAAESLLDQAVAAFERSYLLKALQKGDWNVAGTARQLQLPLSTLKHRMARLGLNDVTRRLRDS